From the genome of Pseudomonas cavernicola:
GGCGAGCGCCTTCACGTGGTCCTGCGTGGCCGCAAGTACCTCATCGGCCAGCAGCTGTATCACCTTGCGCACTTCACCCCGCCAGCCCTGGTGGTGGTCGTCGGCGATCAGCGACAACAGGAAGGCCGACTCCTCGAGGCAATCGGCCACATCGTCGGCACGCTCGATCAGGCGGGTGAACGGTAGCCAGCGCGGATGGCGTTCGGCGCGGGCGCGCGAGCTCATCACCAGCAAGTCGGCCTGGCGTTCCCATTCCTTGGCACGCTCGGCCAGCTTGCGCGCAGCGTTCTTGTCGCGTTCGTGTCCATGCGCGAGGGCATCACGCACGCCCTCGGCAAGCGCGTGGCAGTACGCCGCATGTTCGGTCAACAGATCGAATTCGTCGCGCCGGCGCCGCATATGGCGTACTAGCAGCAGCCTCGTATCGTCCGCGATCAGCGCGAGCGGCTGGCGCTGCTGCATCGCCTGGCTGGAGAGCACCAGCACCTCATCGAGGAACTCCTTCGCCAGCGCCGGCCCCATCACCTGGTCGAGGCGGTCGCCGATGTGGAAGTAGTCCGCGCCCAGGGCCTGCATGGCACCGTAGATCAGTTGTTCACCACCGGCCACCAGCCAGGCCATGTGGCCCACCTCGCGGCGGGCAGCTTCGGTGAGGACCGCCACCGCATCGGCCTTGCTGACGAACTGCACCAGACGTTTGCGGGCGCGGTTCCAGTCGATCAGGAACACGATGCGCGAACCAATGCCTTCGAGCTCGCGCTGCAGCGCATCCTCGTCTTCGCACTCGAAGGTCGCGGTGCCGACGTGATAGGCCTCGCCCGCATTGAGACCGGCCGTGGTGCGCGTTTCCGGTGCGGACCAGCTAGCGCCGAGCTCGGCCAGCATGGACTGGAAGAAGGCGAAACGCTGACGGTGCAGATCGGAATAGGTCAACGTGATGCGCATCCCTTCCACTTGAACCACGAGTACGTGCGCGACGTTGACGCCGATGTCGTTCTGCAGCAGCAGGCGTTCGCCATCGCGGGTGGCGGCCGTATCGAGCCCCGGATGGTTCAGTTTTAGCGCACGGGTGCGATTGAGACCGCGCATGAAGGAGGCGACCCGGGGGCGATCCTCATCGTTCAGCTGCCAAACATGAGCGCCGTCGATGGTCTCGCTCGCCATCTCAACCGCCATGCGGTTGAGCACCTTGTGCAGATCCATCACCAGCAGGTGGAAGCTGTCCCCTCCCCCGCGCTTGCCACTTGTCAGCGCCTTCAGCTGCGTTGCCTCGAGCGTATCGTCCGTCAGCGCGTCGAGCCAGGCGCACCAGTGGTCCACCCGGCTATCCAGTTCGGACTCAGCGGCATTGCCGCCCTCGACCAGCGGGCGCGCCATGATTCGCAGATCGTCCCGCAGCATGGCGGCGACGCGAAGGAAATCGGGCACGTGCAGCGCTTTGCCTTCCCGGTAAGCCGTGCCGGGCAGATCCTTGAGCCAAGGAGCGCCGATCTGTGCCGAGGCAAACTCACGCGTCAGATCCAGCGGCGCCGCATTCGGCTGCTCCGCGTGTGCCTGCGCGGCTTGCAGCACCGTTAGATACAGCTTCAGCCGGTCATTCGCAGCCAGCGCAGCGTTGATCCAGGCTGGGCGCAGCAACTGCATCTGGCCCAGCGACGCGATGACATCGAGCTTTTCCATTCGATCTCCACGCTTGCACGGCGCGATTCAGGACACCACATGTGGCATGTAATGCCACCCTCCCGCTTGACACCCTCGGCTGCAACGCCCCCGGCCCCTGCACCTGTCATCGAGCCGCCACACTTGCCTCATTGGCCGGGTGATCTAGCACGTGAGATGCAAGATCGCGTTGGTCTGGTCATGCTGTTCTTCCAGCTTCGCTATGGCTTCTGCTGTCGGCACGATGACCAATTCGATGTGCCGACGCTCAGCCTCGCGCCTCACCTCTTCCATGACTGGCAACGCCCCGGTGCCGGTGCCAATTACCAGCCGCCGGCAGTCCCAAGGGATGTCCTCCTCAATTGACAGCGGGGTGTGACCAAAGGCATCGCGGAACTTCTTGGACGGTTTCTTCCTGCGTTTGCGGACCTGTCCATGAGCGAGCACCACGTCATGAGGATAGGTGACCCCGTCAATGCTGATGGTGCCAAAAGAAAATGCATCGAAGCGCATACCCACCTCCCCCGTGTTCTGGTGTCATCGACGGGCTGAGTCAACACCCACTGGAGTGATCATTCGATTATCTAAGTATGGTCGCCGTAATCACCATGGCCAGCGAGCCCGGATTGGGGCCTGTGGCGCGTGACATGTCACTACGTAATCGCTTGATGCATCGGAAGCCTGGATACTGCCGCCTGTCAGGTTCCCAACCCTCCGGCTCGTGAACATTTGAGAACTTCAAAAAACAAAGGCCCAGCTATCTCCGGCTCAGCGGTTCGCCCCACCAGTCGTCAGCGACTCAGACCAAGCCGCTCATGCCACTGGGCGATGGACTCGTCGGGGTAGCCGTCGAACTGTTTGTCGCCGGGCCGCACATCGACTTCGACCCAGGAGGACTTCGAATCGAGCAGCAGGTGGGTGTGTTCTGGCGGCACCGGCAGCGGCGTGTCGATGGCCGAGGCGAAGGGATGAATGAGGTCCGGCCACTCCGGGCTGAATAGCCACAGGGCGCTGCCGCAGAGCCGGCAGAAATGCCGCTCGGCACTGCTGGTATGGGCGCGGCGGTCGCCCTCCTCCTTGATCTTGGCGTGGTAGATGGCAATCTGCTTGCGCCCCGTGACTTTCAGGCTATGGGCATCGCCAGCCAGGTTGATCGAGTAACCGCCACCGCCCTGGGTTTTGCGGCAGATCGAGCAATAGCAGCGTTGATAGGGATACGGATGGGCGCTGGTCAGACTGAAAATCACCGCACCGCAGTGACAGGAACCTTTGAGCTGCATGGCTGGCCCTCGTGGCGAACGCACATGGTTGGCAGCAAAGTCGAGTGTTTCCCGGCCAAGCACATCGTCGCTTTGCGGAGCTACGTTGCGGAGCTACGTTGGTGCCGACTCAAGGGTGCCCTGCCGCGGTCAGGGCGTCGGCGGCTCCTCGACTTCGCTCCAACTGCTGTCCGGATCGAAGCTCGGCATGGCCTTCGCCAGCTTCGCGCTGTCTGAGCCCTGGTCCTTCTGGAACACCTGGCCGTCGTGGCTGATCATGAAGCTCATCACACCGCTGTCGCCGTACTTCGCCGGCCACGCGATCAGGGCAAAACCGCGGCTCATGTTATCGCCGAGCTTGTAGCTGTAAGCGCCGCCCGGCGCCGATGGGCCCTGTGCATCGAGGATACGGTAGTTGTAACCATGCCAGTCGCTGCCCGGCTTGGCGTCGCCGAACAACGGGCCGAGCGGGCTTTCCTCGATACCCGGCTCCTCGGCCCAATACAGACCATCGTACTTGCCGTCGCTGCTGATGAACTTCTGCGCGTACTCAAGCGCGCCGTCGCCATCACGGTCGACCTCGGCGTAGTCCACCTGTGCATCGTAGTAGGCCAACTCTGCCTGCACGGTAGACAGTTCGTTACGACCGATTCGGCGTTCGCGGATCTCATCGCCCCCGGCCTTGGCATTAAAGGCCCAACCGTCCTTGCCCCGGATGATCGGCAGCGGCAGTGTCCATGGGTCGGTACCGACCACCAGATGCGCTTTATCTTCTGCGTCGGACTGGATCTTGTGCTTCTCCCGATAGTGGGCGAGGAAGGCATCGACATCATCGCGATCGATGTCCCCGGTCGGGATATACGAGCGCCAATCGTTGCCGAGCAAGGCCGCGAGCCGTTCAGCGTCGGCCTTCTTGCTGCCGAGTGCGGTAACCAGGGCTTCGGCGGCGGCATCCGGGCTGGGAAAAGCCTGCTGCGCGTGCGCGCTCTGGGCCAGAACCGCCAGCAGCGCAATTGGGAAAATACGGAATGCAGCATTCATCGCGAGTCTCCTGTCAGCGCCGACCACCACCGCCGCGAGACGGTGCCCGGGCGGGGCGTTGCACGGCATGGCCGCCGCTACGTGCCGCCTGCGGCCGACTAGCGGCGGCGCGACTGGCTTGGCCGCGGCTGGCTTGCACTCGTGACGATGAAGGATTGCGGGCGCCGGAAAAGGCATTGTTGCGCGGCCCCTGCGCGCTGGTGTGCTGCTGACGCGCGTTCTGGCGGACCTGCGGATTGTTTTGCACGCGCTGGCGCTTCTGCTCGCTGACCTGCGCGCGTTGGCGCACCTGGGGTTCTTTGCGCACCTGGGGCTCCTTGCGCAGCTCGCGGCTCGCGGTCTGGGCCCGTTCGCGCGCCTGGCGGTTGCTGGTGGCCGGGGATTCGATGCCGCGCTGCGTAAGCGACTGGCGGGCGCGCTCGCGCTCGGAGGCTCGCGCCGGATCGTGGCCGCGGAAAGCGTCACGCTGTTCGGCGCCGGCCAGGCGTCGGCCACTCTGCTCGCGATTAACGCGGTCGCGGTAAGGCACGCCGTCGCGGTTGACCGAGTTGTGCTTCCAAGTGTTTTGATTGGCGTTGATCTGACGATTGACGTTGATGTTGTTGTAGCGGTTGACGTCGATGTCGACATCGCCACGGCCCCAGTTGCAGTCGCCCCAAAGCGAATTGACGATCGCCACACCCGCGCCGAAGGCCAGGCCGGCGGCGAGAGCGGTGCCAACGTAGTAACCCGGCGGCGGTGGGTAGTACGCCGGCGGGTAAGACGGATAGGGCCAAGTGCCGTAGACCACGCTCGGGTTATAGCTAGGCACGTAGACGGTCTGCGGCTGGGCCGGCTCAATGATGATGGTCTGTGTGGCTGCGGGCTGCTGCACCACCACGGTCGAGTTGGCTGGTGCCGGAGCGGCCGGCTGCACGGTGACACGCTGCTGCTCGTTGGATTCGAGGTTGCCGGCAGCTTGCGCCTGTCGGCGCAGGCGTTGCACGGAATCCATCACAGCGTCGGGCTGTGCGAGAAAGGCATCGCCCACGCGCTGCACCCAGGTCGGGTCCTGGCCCAAGGTGGCCAGCGCTGCTGGGAAGGCGACCAACGATTGCACGCTTGGATCCCAGGGCTCGTTCGCGACCTGACGCACGGCGGCGTCACCGCTGCTGTCCGGATGTGCCTTGGACCAAGCCGCAGCGTCGGCGACATCGCCCGGATAGGTTGCCGCCATAAGCACCTGGGCCAGCAGCGCGTCTGGATACAGGGCCAGCGGCGCCAGCATCTGATCGAGTTCCTCAGGCCCGAACACGGCCTCGGCCGGCTTTGTCGGTGCCGGTTCCGGTGTGGGTGTGGGTGCAGGTGTGGGCGCAGCGCCTGCTACGCCCGCTGCGGGGGCGGCCAACGCCTTCGTGGCGGGGGGCTTGTCCTCGTCCGAACAGCCGGACAGGGCCAGCACGGTGAGCAAGATTGCGCTGAAGCAATGGCAAACACGCATGACGCTTCTCCCACGGAAGAAAAAGCGGGTCTAGACGCAGGGCCGTGGCGACCGCCATCGGCGGGGCGGAGCCCCCAGAATCATAGCCGAGCGATTAGGGGGGCGTAGTGTTTTATTAAGATGCATCACTACCCCCCTTAGCTGCGTTTGGCTGAGTTAGCTTCGAGGGTGTTGCTGGCGTTTGCGCCTTCGCTAGGGGGCGTTCTCAATTTGTTGCCAGTATCGTCGCCCACTGCCCTCGTCGTCTTTTGGGGTAATGGATGATCCGCTGTTGGCTGCGAGACGATCAGTCGGGACGCATCAAGGATCTGCTGCCCGGTAAAGTCAGCGATCGAGGGGTGACTGCCCGAGAGCTATGGTCACTGGCACCGCGTCAATGTGCGTTAAGGCTTTGCATTCGATGTGACCACGCATTTGCATAGGGGATGACCACTTCCGCGGCCACCCGACCGGCTCAAAACGATCGCCTGTTGAGCGACTATGCTGGGCTTACCGACTTCACAGCTTTGCGGCGACCTGCAAGGAGATAATCGATGTTGCCCACGCTCACTTCCGAAAAGGCGCTGTCCCGTGGTCTGCTCGATGTACTGATTCGTGCCGGGCTGATCGCCGTTCTGGTGATTTTCTGCTTCCAGATCTTTCACCCATTCCTCGACCTGATGCTCTGGTCGCTGATCCTGGCGATCACCCTCTACCCATTGCAAGGCAGGCTCAAGGGCAAGCTGGGTAACAATGAGGGGCGCACCGCGACGCTGATCGTGCTGATCGCCATCGGCATCCTCATGGTGCCAATCTACCTGTTGGGCACCTCGATAGCCGACTCGGTGGAGAATGCCCTGGCCATGGTCAAGACTGGTAGTTTCCATATCCCGCCGCCGGGCGAATCGGTGGCCAGCTGGCCACTGGTGGGTCAGACCCTGTACGACTTCTGGCTGCAGGCCGCCACCGACCTGACCGGCGTGCTGAAAAAACTCCTGCCCTATCTGAAAGGCGCCAGCTTGAGCCTGCTGGGCAAGCTCGCCGGCGTCGGTGTGGGCCTCCTGATGTTCATCTTTGCCTTGATCATCGCGGGCATCTTTATGGCCTATGGCGACAACGGCAGCCGCAGCGCGGTACTGATCGCCTCGCGCATCTCCGGCCCGGACAGGGGGCCGCGAATCGCCACGCTGTGCACCGCCACCATTCGCGCAGTAGCCCAGGGCGTGGTCGGTATTGCCTTTATCCAAATGCTTCTGGTCGGCGTCGGCTTTGTGGTCATGGGTATTCCCGGCGCCGGCCTGCTGGCCCTGGCCGCGCTGCTGCTTGGCATCATGCAGCTGCCAGTGGTGCTGATTTCCCTTCCGGTGATCGGTTACGTCTTTGCCACCGAGGGGGCCAGTGTGGCGACCATAATCTTCGCCATCTACAGCCTCGTTGCCGGCATGGCCGACAACGTGCTCAAGCCGCTGCTGCTGGGTCGCGGCGTCGATGTACCGATGCCGGTGATACTGATCGGCGCCCTGGGCGGCATGGTCACCAGCGGCATCATTGGTCTGTTCATCGGCCCGGTTGTTCTAGCGGTCGGTTACCAGCTGTTTTGGCAGTGGGTAGAAGACCAGCCGCAGGGTGACGAGCCAAGCGAGCAGAAGCAGACTTGATGCGGTCGCGGGCGTCCTTATGTTGCGCACTCTTCGCCCGGGCCGGTTACTCCTGCTTGGCGCACTTTGCCTTAGCGGTTGCGTGCGTCTCGGGCCGGACTTCCAAGCGCCAGGTGAAGCATGGGTCGAACACTGGAACAGCCCGGCTATCGAGCAGGCCAGCCAGCAGCGACCACAACCCGACACCCTGCAGTGGTGGCAAGTCTTCGCCGACCCGATCCTCGACCGTCTGATTGCCGAAGCAGATGCCCACAACCCGGACCTGAAGATTGCCGGCTTGCGGGTGATGGAAGCCCGCGCCCAACTGGGCATCGCCCAGAGTGGCCGTTACCCGCAACTGCAGCAGGTCAGCGCCGATAGTTTGTACCTGGACCGTAACCAGTCCGGTGGGCGCAACCCGCAGGACAGCCATTCCTGGCAACACAGCGCCGGCTTCGACATCGGCTGGGAGCTGGATTTCTGGGGGCGCTTCAGCCGCGCCATCGAGTCGGCCGATGCTGCCTACTTTGCCGCCCAGGCCAACCATGAGGACGTACTGGTGTTGCTGCGCGCGCAGATGGCGGACAGCT
Proteins encoded in this window:
- a CDS encoding GFA family protein, with translation MQLKGSCHCGAVIFSLTSAHPYPYQRCYCSICRKTQGGGGYSINLAGDAHSLKVTGRKQIAIYHAKIKEEGDRRAHTSSAERHFCRLCGSALWLFSPEWPDLIHPFASAIDTPLPVPPEHTHLLLDSKSSWVEVDVRPGDKQFDGYPDESIAQWHERLGLSR
- a CDS encoding DUF3300 domain-containing protein: MRVCHCFSAILLTVLALSGCSDEDKPPATKALAAPAAGVAGAAPTPAPTPTPEPAPTKPAEAVFGPEELDQMLAPLALYPDALLAQVLMAATYPGDVADAAAWSKAHPDSSGDAAVRQVANEPWDPSVQSLVAFPAALATLGQDPTWVQRVGDAFLAQPDAVMDSVQRLRRQAQAAGNLESNEQQRVTVQPAAPAPANSTVVVQQPAATQTIIIEPAQPQTVYVPSYNPSVVYGTWPYPSYPPAYYPPPPGYYVGTALAAGLAFGAGVAIVNSLWGDCNWGRGDVDIDVNRYNNINVNRQINANQNTWKHNSVNRDGVPYRDRVNREQSGRRLAGAEQRDAFRGHDPARASERERARQSLTQRGIESPATSNRQARERAQTASRELRKEPQVRKEPQVRQRAQVSEQKRQRVQNNPQVRQNARQQHTSAQGPRNNAFSGARNPSSSRVQASRGQASRAAASRPQAARSGGHAVQRPARAPSRGGGGRR
- a CDS encoding DUF47 family protein; this translates as MEKLDVIASLGQMQLLRPAWINAALAANDRLKLYLTVLQAAQAHAEQPNAAPLDLTREFASAQIGAPWLKDLPGTAYREGKALHVPDFLRVAAMLRDDLRIMARPLVEGGNAAESELDSRVDHWCAWLDALTDDTLEATQLKALTSGKRGGGDSFHLLVMDLHKVLNRMAVEMASETIDGAHVWQLNDEDRPRVASFMRGLNRTRALKLNHPGLDTAATRDGERLLLQNDIGVNVAHVLVVQVEGMRITLTYSDLHRQRFAFFQSMLAELGASWSAPETRTTAGLNAGEAYHVGTATFECEDEDALQRELEGIGSRIVFLIDWNRARKRLVQFVSKADAVAVLTEAARREVGHMAWLVAGGEQLIYGAMQALGADYFHIGDRLDQVMGPALAKEFLDEVLVLSSQAMQQRQPLALIADDTRLLLVRHMRRRRDEFDLLTEHAAYCHALAEGVRDALAHGHERDKNAARKLAERAKEWERQADLLVMSSRARAERHPRWLPFTRLIERADDVADCLEESAFLLSLIADDHHQGWRGEVRKVIQLLADEVLAATQDHVKALAIACTLGEESSGEDHEEFVAALWRVLNAERQCDILLREARRALSEHVSDAATLNLSTEFAVALELSTDALLATGYGLRKLAFSRVGGV
- a CDS encoding MTH938/NDUFAF3 family protein, whose product is MRFDAFSFGTISIDGVTYPHDVVLAHGQVRKRRKKPSKKFRDAFGHTPLSIEEDIPWDCRRLVIGTGTGALPVMEEVRREAERRHIELVIVPTAEAIAKLEEQHDQTNAILHLTC
- a CDS encoding DUF2950 domain-containing protein — its product is MNAAFRIFPIALLAVLAQSAHAQQAFPSPDAAAEALVTALGSKKADAERLAALLGNDWRSYIPTGDIDRDDVDAFLAHYREKHKIQSDAEDKAHLVVGTDPWTLPLPIIRGKDGWAFNAKAGGDEIRERRIGRNELSTVQAELAYYDAQVDYAEVDRDGDGALEYAQKFISSDGKYDGLYWAEEPGIEESPLGPLFGDAKPGSDWHGYNYRILDAQGPSAPGGAYSYKLGDNMSRGFALIAWPAKYGDSGVMSFMISHDGQVFQKDQGSDSAKLAKAMPSFDPDSSWSEVEEPPTP
- a CDS encoding AI-2E family transporter; the encoded protein is MLPTLTSEKALSRGLLDVLIRAGLIAVLVIFCFQIFHPFLDLMLWSLILAITLYPLQGRLKGKLGNNEGRTATLIVLIAIGILMVPIYLLGTSIADSVENALAMVKTGSFHIPPPGESVASWPLVGQTLYDFWLQAATDLTGVLKKLLPYLKGASLSLLGKLAGVGVGLLMFIFALIIAGIFMAYGDNGSRSAVLIASRISGPDRGPRIATLCTATIRAVAQGVVGIAFIQMLLVGVGFVVMGIPGAGLLALAALLLGIMQLPVVLISLPVIGYVFATEGASVATIIFAIYSLVAGMADNVLKPLLLGRGVDVPMPVILIGALGGMVTSGIIGLFIGPVVLAVGYQLFWQWVEDQPQGDEPSEQKQT